From the genome of Papaver somniferum cultivar HN1 chromosome 2, ASM357369v1, whole genome shotgun sequence, one region includes:
- the LOC113353518 gene encoding probable acyl-[acyl-carrier-protein]--UDP-N-acetylglucosamine O-acyltransferase, mitochondrial yields MVSLLKKPFFSSLQTLTLQRLTRTLSYVSGERRSSEEVSSETNSSFIHPTAIIHPKAVIDQDVTIGPFCTVGSMVRIGKACKLYPGSHIFGDTEIGERCTLMTGAIVGEDIPGRTTIGCNNIIGHHAVVGVKCQDMKYKPGSDCFLDVGDNNEIREYTSIHRSSKPSDRTVIGDNNLIMGCCHIAHDCKLGNNIILANNTLLAGHVVVGDYAHSAGGAVVHQFCHLGSHSFIGGGSVVSQDVPKYMMVTGDRANLRGLNLEGLRRRGFSSEEVTGMRRAYQKMFMPVDGKLGGIEDRLAEVEKTRELAMLDVVRSMVESIRDSFEQDRRGICKFKHWSGSYSSS; encoded by the exons ATGGTTTCACTCCTGAAGAAAccctttttctcttctcttcaAACACTCACTCTCCAGCGCCTAACTAGAACACTCAGCT ATGTTTCTGGGGAGAGAAGAAGCTCTGAAGAAGTTTCATCTGAAACCAACTCTAGTTTTATACACCCAACTGCTATTATTCATCCTAAGGCTGTTATTGATCAG GATGTTACTATTGGTCCATTCTGTACAGTTGGTTCAATGGTGAGGATTGGTAAAGCTTGTAAATTATATCCTGGGAGTCATATTTTTGGAGATACGGAGATAGGGGAACGGTGCACTTTAATGAC TGGTGCTATTGTTGGAGAAGATATTCCAGGGCGTACAACCATTGGATGCAATAACATTATCGGGCATCATGCAGTGGTTGGAGTGAAGTGCCAAGATATGAAATACAAG CCAGGGAGCGATTGTTTCCTCGATGTTGGCGACAACAACGAGATCAGAGAGTATACATCAATTCACCGATCTTCAAAACCAAGTGACAGAACG GTTATTGGTGACAACAATCTTATTATGGGATGTTGTCATATTGCGCATGACTGCAAACTTGGTAACAACATTATACTTGCAAACAATACTCTCTTAGCTGGGCATGTTGTGGTCGGA GACTATGCTCACTCTGCAGGCGGTGCTGTTGTCCATCAATTCTGTCATCTGGGTTCACATTCTTTCATCGGTGGTGGTTCTGTG GTTTCACAAGATGTTCCAAAGTACATGATGGTTACTGGTGATAGAGCCAACCTTCGGGGATTAAATTTGGAGGGTCTGCGGCGCCGTGGATTCTCCAGTGAAGAG GTTACAGGCATGAGGAGGGCGTATCAAAAAATGTTCATGCCAGTAGATGGAAAGTTAGGGGGTATTGAAGATCGTCTCGCTGAAGTG GAGAAAACTAGAGAATTAGCTATGTTGGATGTTGTGCGCTCTATGGTTGAATCTATTCGGGACTCTTTTGAGCAAGACCGTCGTGGAATTTGCAAGTTCAAGCATTGGAGTGGCTCTTATAGCTCTAGTTAA